One segment of Gigantopelta aegis isolate Gae_Host unplaced genomic scaffold, Gae_host_genome ctg4325_pilon_pilon:::debris, whole genome shotgun sequence DNA contains the following:
- the LOC121392701 gene encoding uncharacterized protein LOC121392701, which produces MTHKIYLQTSIFEPDIKINRKSDRIKHEQTVNAKLQSDTECPDIKINRKSYRIKYEQTVNAKLQSDTECPDIKINSKSDRIKHEQTVNAKLQSDTECPDIKINRKSDRLKHEQTVNANLKSDIECPDLSSILVLEGQESNKIVVTDWINKCVKSFSSQHKNVQSLYRTNSRPCYLAKTRDHQVLVTLPEERKLLYLYVQDDIHLMKTVTTKNDYYDITVLPDDSMAVTRGLSGCVDILNQWCDVIRSIPNKVISNPGYLTVKGDSLVVVPDTTNIVTCVSSSGLVMWVSRDSARFRRLYGVACDTEEFVYVCDNDRHAIVQLSRDGEVIRDVITQEDGLKQPVSLCFARDKLYVTQENGEIKIFGWSQN; this is translated from the coding sequence AtgacacataaaatatatttacagacATCGATATTTGAACCAGACATCAAGATAAACCGGAAGTCAGATAGAATCAAGCATGAACAAACGGTAAATGCAAAACTGCAATCTGATACAGAATGTCCAGACATCAAGATAAACCGGAAGTCATATAGAATCAAGTATGAACAAACGGTAAATGCAAAACTGCAATCCGATACAGAATGTCCAGACATCAAGATAAACTCGAAGTCAGATAGAATCAAGCATGAACAAACGGTAAATGCAAAACTGCAATCCGATACAGAATGTCCAGACATCAAGATAAACCGGAAGTCAGATAGACTCAAGCATGAACAAACGGTAAATGCAAACCTGAAATCCGATATAGAATGTCCAGACTTATCATCTATCCTAGTGCTAGAAGGTCAAGAGTCAAACAAGATCGTTGTTACTGACTGGATAAACAAATGTGTAAAATCATTTTCCTCTCAACACAAAAATGTTCAGAGTCTCTACAGGACCAATAGCAGACCATGCTACCTTGCTAAGACACGTGACCACCAGGTGCTCGTCACCCTGCCAGAAGAAAGAAAACtattatatctgtatgtacaagaTGACATACACCTGATGAAGACGGTGACAACCAAGAATGACTATTACGATATAACCGTGTTGCCTGACGACAGCATGGCTGTGACTAGAGGGTTGTCTGGGTGTGTGGACATACTAAACCAGTGGTGTGACGTCATACGGTCTATTCCTAACAAGGTGATCTCCAACCCCGGGTATCTAACAGTGAAAGGTGACTCTCTAGTTGTTGTACCAGATACCACTAACATTGTCACATGTGTGTCGTCATCAGGACTAGTCATGTGGGTATCACGTGATTCAGCAAGGTTTCGTCGGCTATATGGTGTTGCATGCGACACTGAGGAGTTTGTTTATGTCTGTGATAACGATAGACATGCCATTGTTCAGCTGTCACGTGACGGGGAGGTTATTCGTGACGTCATCACACAGGAAGACGGCCTAAAACAACCTGTGTCACTCTGTTTCGCTCGAGACAAACTTTATGTAACCCAGGAAAAtggagaaataaaaatatttggctGGAGCCAAAATTAA